Proteins from one Impatiens glandulifera chromosome 2, dImpGla2.1, whole genome shotgun sequence genomic window:
- the LOC124927366 gene encoding putative cyclin-A3-1: MLGMTHNENSPRVSRLETKRTADSMVERDSHPQSPAKKRAFLGEISNLKDVMLTEQKLKAVQEIETKFDDSQMCDGYVTDIYDYLRNKEKEAKRRPLHDYIEKVQKDMTANMRGVLVDWLVEVAEEYKLQSNTLYLSVSYVDKFLSINPINKKKLQLLGVSSMLIASKFEEINPPTVDDFCYITDNTYRKEDVMKMEAEIVKSLKFEVSSPTILTFLRRFASISEEDCKDPILEFELLGCYLAELSLLDYGCLKFLPSMIASSVIFLSRFIFHPDKHPWNANLQKYSGYKAADLKECVVIIQDLQLGKRGGSLVAIREKYNQHKFKYVGLMKCPLEIPNLFFEEMRLFRVLKA, encoded by the exons ATGTTGGGTATGACTCACAACGAAAACTCACCCAGAGTTTCTCGCCTGGAGACGAAAAGGACAGCTGACTCAATGGTTGAACGGGATTCTCATCCGCAATCTCCCGCCAAGAAGAGAGCTTTTCTCGGTGAGATTTCCAATTTGAAGGATGTCATGCTTACTGAGCAGAAATTGAAGGCTGTACAGGAAATTGAAACGAAATTTGATGATTCTCAGATGTGCGATGGTTATGTAACTGATATTTATGATTATCTTCGTAACAAGGAG AAAGAGGCAAAGAGAAGGCCACTTCATGATTATATTGAGAAAGTACAAAAGGATATGACTGCAAACATGAGAGGGGTTTTGGTGGATTGGTTGGTCGAGGTTGCAGAAGAATACAAGCTTCAATCTAATACACTTTATCTCTCAGTCAGTTATGTTGACAAATTCTTGTCTATTAATCCTATCAATAAGAAGAAGTTACAGTTGCTTGGCGTTTCTTCTATGCTCATTGCATC AAAGTTTGAAGAGATTAATCCTCCAACCGTTGACGACTTCTGCTACATCACAGATAACACTTACAGAAAGGAAGATGTAATGAAGATGGAAGCTGAAATAGTCAAATCTCTTAAATTTGAAGTGAGCAGTCCAACAATTTTGACCTTCTTGAG AAGATTTGCCAGTATTTCTGAAGAAGATTGCAAA GATCCAATTTTGGAGTTTGAGTTATTGGGATGTTACTTGGCAGAGTTAAGTTTGTTGGACTATGGCTGTTTGAAGTTTTTACCATCCATGATTGCTTCTTCTGTTATATTCCTTTCAAGGTTCATATTCCACCCTGATAAGCATCCATGG AATGCAAATCTTCAAAAGTATTCAGGATACAAAGCTGCTGATTTAAAAGAATGTGTTGTTATAATACAAGACTTGCAATTGGGTAAAAGAGGAGGCTCTTTGGTAGCAATCAGAGAGAAATACAACCAGCATAAG TTCAAATATGTTGGGTTGATGAAATGTCCTCTTGAAATACCCAATTTATTCTTTGAAGAAATGAGGCTATTTAGAGTGTTGAAGGCTTGA